A region of Bacillus cabrialesii DNA encodes the following proteins:
- a CDS encoding DUF3784 domain-containing protein, which produces MEIRIDILLILIAMLFFWVAYLAGIKKHTWILSGFHESRIRDKDRLAKIAGYFFLNSGIFILFNGFISFQGQDQLIPPMILAYGAGVIIYVNKRLL; this is translated from the coding sequence ATGGAAATTCGCATCGATATTTTATTGATCTTGATTGCGATGCTTTTCTTTTGGGTTGCTTATCTGGCCGGAATAAAGAAGCATACATGGATACTGTCCGGTTTTCATGAGTCTCGGATACGTGACAAGGATCGCCTGGCTAAAATTGCAGGATACTTTTTTCTGAATTCAGGGATATTTATTCTTTTCAACGGTTTTATTTCATTTCAAGGACAAGATCAGCTGATTCCGCCGATGATTTTGGCATATGGAGCCGGAGTCATCATTTATGTAAATAAAAGATTACTATAA
- a CDS encoding DegV family protein, whose translation MTVHLIADSAADLPRSYFEENGIGFIPLRVSLGDKEFEDAVTIDADQIFEAMQNGETPKTSQASPQTIKNVFLQYAETGDPALYIAFSSGLSGTYQTAVMMANEVKEEFPDFDLRVIDSKCASLGYGLAVRHAADLCINGNTIQEIETSVKNFCKQLEHIFTVDDLTYLARGGRISKTSAFVGGLLNIKPLLQMEDGKLVPLEKIRGQKKLFKRIIELMKERGDHWGNQTVGISYAANEEKAADMKQLIEDAFKPKEIIMHPIGSAIGSHAGPGTLAIFFLRK comes from the coding sequence ATGACAGTTCATCTCATCGCTGACAGCGCCGCCGATCTGCCCCGTTCTTATTTTGAAGAAAACGGCATCGGCTTTATTCCGCTCAGAGTTTCTCTCGGCGATAAAGAATTCGAAGATGCGGTCACGATTGATGCGGATCAAATATTTGAAGCGATGCAAAATGGAGAAACGCCTAAGACATCCCAAGCTTCACCGCAAACGATTAAAAATGTGTTTTTGCAATATGCCGAAACAGGTGATCCTGCTCTTTACATTGCCTTTTCCTCAGGCCTCTCCGGCACGTATCAGACAGCTGTAATGATGGCCAATGAAGTGAAGGAGGAATTCCCCGATTTCGATTTGCGGGTCATTGATTCCAAATGCGCTTCATTAGGGTACGGCCTGGCTGTCCGGCATGCCGCCGATCTCTGTATCAACGGGAATACAATACAAGAAATTGAAACGTCTGTAAAGAACTTTTGCAAACAGCTTGAGCACATTTTTACTGTGGATGATCTCACGTATCTTGCAAGAGGCGGCCGCATCTCAAAAACATCCGCTTTCGTCGGCGGTTTGCTGAATATTAAACCGCTGCTTCAGATGGAGGACGGCAAGCTTGTGCCTCTGGAAAAAATCCGCGGACAGAAAAAACTTTTCAAACGGATCATCGAGCTTATGAAAGAGCGCGGTGATCATTGGGGCAATCAAACCGTCGGAATCAGCTACGCCGCGAACGAAGAAAAAGCCGCAGACATGAAACAATTGATTGAGGATGCGTTCAAACCGAAGGAAATCATCATGCATCCGATTGGTTCTGCGATTGGCTCACACGCCGGCCCCGGCACATTGGCGATATTCTTTTTAAGAAAATAA
- a CDS encoding YitT family protein: MVLDQTKKLLIVIIGALLNAAGLNLFLIPADVYASGFTGVAQLLSSVVDQYAPFYISTGTLLFLLNIPVGILGWLKVGKSFTVYSILSVGLTTVFMGILPETRLSHDILLNAVFGGVISAVGIGLTLKYGASTGGLDIVAMVLAKWKDKPVGTYFFILNGIIILTAGLLQGWEKALYTLVTLYVTTRVIDAIHTRHMKLTAMIVTKKADEIKEAIYGKMVRGITTVPAKGAFTNEQKEMMIIVITRYELYDLEKIVKEVDPKAFTNIVQTTGIFGFFRKD, from the coding sequence ATGGTACTAGATCAAACAAAAAAATTACTCATCGTCATCATCGGTGCTTTACTCAATGCGGCCGGGCTGAACTTATTTTTGATTCCGGCAGATGTATATGCCAGCGGCTTTACTGGTGTCGCCCAGCTTTTATCAAGCGTCGTTGATCAATATGCCCCCTTTTACATATCGACGGGAACGCTCTTGTTCCTCTTAAACATTCCGGTCGGTATTTTAGGATGGCTGAAGGTCGGCAAATCGTTTACGGTGTACAGCATTTTAAGCGTCGGTCTGACTACAGTGTTTATGGGAATCCTGCCGGAAACAAGGCTGTCACATGACATTTTGCTGAACGCGGTGTTCGGCGGCGTCATTTCCGCTGTCGGTATCGGCTTAACATTAAAATACGGCGCTTCGACAGGCGGACTCGATATCGTCGCCATGGTGCTTGCAAAGTGGAAGGATAAACCCGTCGGCACGTATTTCTTCATTCTGAACGGGATTATCATCTTGACGGCAGGATTATTGCAAGGTTGGGAGAAAGCATTATATACCCTGGTTACACTATATGTGACAACGAGGGTAATCGACGCCATTCACACCCGCCACATGAAGCTCACGGCAATGATCGTGACGAAAAAAGCGGACGAAATCAAAGAAGCCATCTATGGAAAAATGGTGCGCGGCATCACAACTGTTCCGGCCAAGGGAGCCTTTACGAACGAACAGAAAGAGATGATGATTATCGTCATCACAAGGTATGAATTGTACGATTTAGAGAAGATCGTCAAAGAAGTTGATCCGAAAGCATTTACGAACATTGTTCAAACGACAGGGATTTTTGGTTTCTTTAGAAAAGACTGA
- a CDS encoding BsuPI-related putative proteinase inhibitor has translation MKRLLVMLLPVLLLIGCGKDEQTEPDKEVSGGMENQEVVLSVDAIQEPEQIKFNMSLKNQSERAVEFQFSTGQKFELVVYDSEHKERYRYSKDKMFTQAFQNLTLESGETYDFSDVWKEVPEPGTYEVKVTFKGRAENLKQVQAVQQFEVK, from the coding sequence GTGAAACGGCTGCTTGTGATGCTCCTGCCCGTGCTGCTTTTGATAGGATGCGGGAAAGATGAGCAGACAGAACCCGATAAGGAGGTATCAGGCGGAATGGAAAATCAAGAGGTTGTTTTATCTGTTGACGCAATTCAGGAGCCTGAACAAATCAAGTTTAACATGTCGCTGAAGAACCAAAGCGAACGTGCTGTCGAGTTTCAATTCAGCACAGGACAAAAATTTGAACTTGTCGTGTATGATTCTGAGCACAAAGAAAGATACCGTTATTCGAAAGACAAAATGTTTACGCAGGCTTTTCAAAACCTGACGCTTGAATCTGGAGAAACATATGATTTCTCAGATGTGTGGAAGGAAGTCCCTGAGCCCGGAACCTATGAGGTAAAGGTGACATTTAAGGGGAGAGCGGAAAATCTCAAGCAGGTTCAGGCTGTTCAGCAGTTTGAAGTCAAATAA
- a CDS encoding DUF3813 domain-containing protein: MRNELFQQAKSFVQQAVMVTNGFEEGDQEQAILRAKNAVSSAYANSTDAERRQLHQFQNQLDKLQ; this comes from the coding sequence ATGAGAAACGAACTCTTTCAGCAGGCTAAATCATTTGTTCAACAGGCTGTCATGGTGACAAACGGCTTTGAGGAAGGCGATCAGGAGCAAGCGATTCTGAGAGCCAAAAATGCTGTATCTTCTGCGTATGCCAATTCGACAGATGCGGAACGTCGCCAGCTGCATCAATTTCAAAATCAGCTGGACAAACTGCAATAA
- the yitU gene encoding 5-amino-6-(5-phospho-D-ribitylamino)uracil phosphatase YitU: protein METKPYVIALDLDGTLLKEDKTISENTLRTIQRLKNDGHYVCIATGRPYRSSSMYYQQMELTTPIVNFNGAFVHHPQDDSWGRYHTSLPLDVVKQLVDISESYNVHNVLAEVIDDVYFHYHDEHLIDAFNMNTTNVTVGDLRQNLGEDVTSVLIHAKEEDVAAIRSYLSDVHAEVIDHRRWAAPWHVIEIIKSGMNKAVGLQKISDYYGVPRERIIAFGDEDNDLEMLEFAGCGVAMGNGIDEVKQIANRTTATNEEDGVARFLKEYFSL, encoded by the coding sequence ATGGAGACAAAACCCTATGTAATCGCATTAGATTTAGATGGAACGTTATTAAAGGAAGATAAAACCATATCAGAAAACACCCTTCGGACGATACAGCGCCTAAAAAATGACGGGCATTATGTCTGCATCGCGACAGGCCGTCCGTACCGTTCAAGTTCCATGTACTACCAGCAGATGGAGCTGACAACGCCGATTGTTAATTTTAACGGAGCTTTTGTCCATCATCCGCAGGACGACAGCTGGGGACGGTATCATACCTCGCTGCCGCTTGATGTTGTCAAACAGCTGGTGGATATCAGCGAGAGCTACAACGTACATAATGTGCTTGCTGAAGTGATTGACGATGTGTACTTTCATTACCATGATGAGCACCTGATTGATGCCTTTAACATGAACACAACGAACGTGACGGTCGGAGACTTGCGGCAAAATCTCGGTGAGGATGTGACGTCCGTCCTCATTCACGCAAAAGAAGAAGATGTGGCAGCCATACGCTCCTATTTATCGGATGTGCATGCCGAGGTGATCGATCATAGAAGATGGGCCGCGCCGTGGCATGTCATTGAAATTATTAAAAGCGGCATGAATAAAGCGGTGGGCCTGCAGAAAATCAGCGATTATTACGGCGTGCCGAGGGAGCGGATCATTGCTTTCGGGGATGAGGATAACGATTTGGAGATGCTTGAATTCGCAGGCTGCGGCGTTGCGATGGGCAATGGAATTGACGAGGTCAAGCAGATTGCCAACCGAACAACGGCTACAAATGAAGAGGACGGCGTGGCAAGATTTTTGAAAGAATATTTCTCACTTTAA
- a CDS encoding alpha/beta fold hydrolase → MIQIENQTVSGIPFLHIVKEENRHRAVPLVIFIHGFTSAKEHNLHIAYLLAEKGFRAVLPEALHHGERGEEMAVEELAGHFWDIVLNEIEEIGVLKTHFEKEGLIDGGRIGLAGTSMGGITTLGALTAYDWIKAGVSLMGSPSYVELFQQQIDHIKSQGIDIDVPEEKVQELMKRLELRDLSLQPEKLRQRPLLFWHGAKDRVVPYAPTRTFYDTIKSHYSEQPERLQFIGDENADHKVPRTAVLKTIEWFDTHL, encoded by the coding sequence GTGATTCAAATTGAAAACCAAACCGTTTCCGGTATTCCGTTTTTACATATTGTAAAGGAAGAGAACAGGCACCGCGCCGTTCCTCTCGTGATCTTTATACATGGTTTTACAAGCGCGAAGGAACATAACCTTCATATTGCTTATCTGCTTGCGGAGAAGGGCTTCAGAGCCGTTCTGCCGGAGGCTCTGCACCATGGCGAACGGGGAGAAGAGATGGCTGTCGAAGAGCTGGCCGGCCATTTTTGGGACATCGTCCTCAATGAGATTGAAGAGATCGGCGTACTCAAAACCCATTTTGAAAAAGAGGGCCTGATAGACGGCGGCCGCATCGGTCTCGCAGGCACGTCAATGGGCGGCATCACAACACTTGGCGCATTGACCGCTTATGATTGGATAAAAGCCGGCGTCAGCCTGATGGGAAGCCCGAGCTACGTGGAATTGTTTCAACAGCAGATTGACCATATCAAATCTCAGGGCATTGATATCGACGTGCCGGAAGAAAAGGTGCAGGAGCTGATGAAGCGTCTCGAATTGCGTGATCTCAGCCTTCAGCCGGAGAAACTGCGCCAGCGCCCGCTATTATTTTGGCACGGCGCAAAAGATAGAGTCGTGCCTTACGCGCCGACCCGGACATTTTATGACACGATCAAATCCCATTACAGCGAGCAGCCGGAACGTCTCCAATTTATCGGAGATGAGAACGCCGACCATAAAGTCCCGCGAACAGCGGTGTTAAAAACGATTGAATGGTTTGACACGCACTTATAA
- a CDS encoding metal-sulfur cluster assembly factor has protein sequence MEEALKENIMGALEQVVDPELGVDIVNLGLVYDVDMDEDGLTHVTMTLTSMGCPLAPIIVDEVKKALADIPEVKETEVHIVWNPPWTRDKMSRYAKIALGIQ, from the coding sequence GTGGAAGAAGCATTAAAAGAAAACATCATGGGCGCCCTTGAACAGGTTGTTGATCCTGAGCTTGGCGTTGATATCGTGAATCTTGGATTGGTATATGACGTTGATATGGATGAAGACGGCTTAACGCACGTGACGATGACACTGACATCAATGGGCTGCCCTTTAGCGCCGATTATCGTTGATGAAGTGAAAAAAGCGTTAGCGGACATTCCGGAAGTAAAAGAGACGGAGGTTCACATTGTGTGGAATCCGCCATGGACAAGAGATAAAATGTCCAGATACGCGAAAATCGCGCTTGGCATTCAATAA
- a CDS encoding YqaE/Pmp3 family membrane protein: MMYLLAVLCPPLAVLISGKPFQALLNLILTCIFWLPGAIHACFIVADRRAEKRARR, encoded by the coding sequence ATGATGTATCTGCTGGCTGTCCTATGCCCGCCGCTCGCTGTTTTGATTTCGGGAAAACCGTTTCAGGCATTGCTGAATCTCATATTGACCTGTATCTTTTGGCTGCCGGGCGCGATTCACGCCTGCTTTATCGTCGCCGACCGCCGCGCCGAAAAACGGGCAAGGAGATAA
- a CDS encoding FAD-binding oxidoreductase, translated as MKKKLLAFALCTGAYAALFAYSVHSESEQKTDTSEMTDVSRLMPVNIKQTVKGQEEETLIDTVKEANRKNIKISIAGAQHSMGGHTYYEDGIVLDMTGYNKILAFDQEKKTIRVQSGATWNDIQTYVNPYGLAVKVMQSQNIFTIGGSLSANAHGRDIRYGSLIDTVKSFRLLKADGTIVTVTPKDDLFTAVIGGYGLFGVILDVTLELTDDELYVTQTEKMDYSTYADYFTKHVKGNPNVRMHLARISTAKKGFLKDMYITDYVLADHQDQLSSYSVLKEDEHTGATKFALGLSRRYEWGRNWLWNTQQSYFLSQNGTKISRNNVMRSESKFLEYENNDNTDVLQEYFVPVKEYASYIDDLRQTLSDEDLNLLNITIRYVQKNEKADLSYAKDDMFSLVLLINEGFSKEDQADTARIIRRMTDVAIKHEGSYYLPYMTYQTKAQMRQAYPKSEAFFQKKRTYDPDERFMNYFYQRYK; from the coding sequence ATGAAAAAGAAATTGCTTGCATTCGCGCTTTGTACAGGCGCGTATGCGGCCCTGTTTGCGTACTCTGTGCACTCAGAGTCAGAACAAAAAACAGACACAAGCGAGATGACGGATGTCAGCCGGCTGATGCCTGTGAATATTAAGCAGACAGTGAAAGGGCAGGAAGAAGAAACGCTCATTGACACGGTCAAAGAAGCCAATCGAAAAAATATAAAGATCTCAATCGCCGGGGCGCAGCACTCCATGGGCGGCCATACATATTATGAGGACGGCATCGTTCTCGACATGACGGGCTACAACAAAATCCTCGCATTCGATCAAGAGAAAAAAACCATCAGAGTGCAAAGCGGGGCGACGTGGAATGACATCCAGACATACGTGAATCCATACGGGCTCGCGGTAAAAGTCATGCAGTCACAAAATATTTTTACAATTGGAGGCTCTCTCAGCGCCAATGCCCACGGACGAGATATCCGCTACGGCTCGCTGATTGATACAGTCAAATCATTCCGGCTTTTAAAAGCGGACGGGACGATCGTCACCGTCACCCCAAAAGATGATTTGTTTACGGCAGTCATCGGAGGGTACGGCCTTTTTGGCGTGATTCTTGATGTCACGCTTGAGCTGACAGATGATGAGCTGTATGTCACGCAGACTGAAAAAATGGATTACAGCACATACGCAGACTATTTTACAAAGCACGTAAAAGGCAATCCGAATGTCAGAATGCATTTGGCGCGCATTTCAACAGCGAAAAAAGGATTTCTGAAAGACATGTATATCACGGATTACGTGTTGGCTGACCATCAGGATCAGCTGTCATCATACAGCGTTCTTAAAGAAGACGAGCATACGGGGGCCACAAAGTTTGCACTCGGTTTGTCAAGACGGTACGAATGGGGCAGAAATTGGCTGTGGAATACGCAGCAATCCTATTTCCTGAGCCAAAACGGCACAAAGATCTCACGCAATAACGTCATGCGGTCGGAATCAAAATTTCTAGAATATGAAAACAATGACAACACAGATGTCCTGCAAGAATACTTCGTGCCGGTCAAGGAGTATGCGTCCTATATTGACGACCTTAGACAAACGCTGTCGGATGAGGACTTGAACCTGCTGAACATTACGATCCGCTACGTGCAGAAAAATGAAAAAGCCGACCTTTCTTATGCGAAGGATGATATGTTTTCGCTCGTGCTTTTAATAAACGAGGGCTTTTCAAAAGAAGACCAGGCAGACACTGCCCGGATCATCAGGCGCATGACAGATGTTGCCATCAAGCACGAAGGCAGCTATTATCTGCCGTATATGACTTACCAGACAAAAGCGCAAATGAGACAGGCATATCCGAAAAGCGAAGCGTTTTTTCAGAAAAAACGAACGTATGACCCGGATGAGCGCTTTATGAATTATTTTTATCAGAGGTATAAATAA
- a CDS encoding MFS transporter codes for MGKNKLKWLTLSQSSVFFASSLIFPFYILFVKNIGSSYTQFGFSYGLFGLSGALIYPLLGRLSERLDSRYFLLANSWGMAVLLLYVPHIGSVGQVYIVQVLLGLFGAMQKHGEKVLIADFTDNGERGKKIGNYHFWTAVFSAAAIMLGGFLADFFTVQMIFYASSILYFLSGLMMMKTG; via the coding sequence ATGGGGAAAAATAAATTAAAATGGCTGACATTATCACAAAGCAGCGTGTTCTTCGCAAGCAGCTTAATCTTTCCGTTTTATATACTGTTTGTGAAAAACATCGGCTCAAGCTACACGCAGTTCGGTTTTTCCTACGGATTGTTCGGGCTGAGCGGCGCGCTCATTTATCCGCTGCTCGGACGGCTGTCTGAAAGGCTCGACAGCCGTTATTTTCTGCTTGCGAACTCTTGGGGCATGGCTGTGCTGCTTTTGTATGTCCCGCATATCGGGAGCGTCGGTCAAGTGTATATCGTTCAAGTGCTGTTAGGGCTTTTTGGAGCGATGCAAAAGCATGGAGAAAAAGTGCTGATTGCCGACTTTACAGACAACGGAGAACGCGGAAAGAAAATTGGAAATTACCATTTTTGGACGGCGGTCTTTTCAGCGGCAGCTATTATGCTCGGCGGCTTTCTCGCCGATTTTTTTACAGTGCAAATGATTTTTTATGCAAGCTCTATTCTTTATTTTTTGAGTGGATTGATGATGATGAAAACAGGCTGA
- the argC gene encoding N-acetyl-gamma-glutamyl-phosphate reductase: MKIGIVGATGYGGTELVRILSHHPHAEECILYSSSGEGNVYSEVYPHLTGLADQKLKPIDMNTIKHEIDIMFLAAPPGVSSELTPQLADAGIPVIDLSGDLRIQEPAEYEKWYKRTAAPKEVIHEAVYGLAELNQKQIQQAKLIANPGCFPTAVLLGLAPLAQKKLINESFVIVDAKTGVSGAGRKASMGTHFSELNDNFKIYKVNEHQHTPEIEQALQEWQPGLGPITFSAHLVPMTRGIMATMYTQVTSDLSADDLHHLYSEFYQDSYFVRVRPKGQFPQTKEVYGSNFCDIAVTLDERTNRVTIVSVIDNVMKGAAGQAVQNFNLMNGWSEETGLTMTPIYP; encoded by the coding sequence TTGAAAATAGGAATTGTAGGCGCTACAGGATATGGAGGCACCGAACTTGTCAGGATTCTCTCGCATCACCCTCATGCAGAGGAATGTATACTTTATTCATCCAGCGGAGAAGGGAATGTCTATAGCGAGGTTTATCCTCATCTTACCGGCTTAGCCGATCAGAAGCTGAAGCCGATCGACATGAATACGATCAAACACGAAATAGATATCATGTTTCTTGCTGCGCCGCCCGGGGTATCAAGTGAATTGACTCCGCAGCTGGCGGATGCGGGAATTCCGGTTATTGATCTGTCAGGTGATCTGAGGATACAAGAGCCGGCTGAATATGAAAAGTGGTATAAACGGACAGCTGCACCGAAGGAAGTGATTCATGAAGCGGTTTACGGCCTGGCAGAACTGAATCAAAAGCAAATTCAACAGGCGAAACTCATTGCCAATCCGGGCTGTTTTCCGACGGCTGTTTTACTTGGCCTCGCGCCACTGGCTCAAAAAAAGCTGATCAATGAATCTTTCGTTATTGTTGACGCAAAGACCGGTGTTTCCGGAGCGGGAAGAAAAGCATCCATGGGAACTCATTTTTCTGAGCTGAACGACAATTTTAAAATTTACAAAGTCAATGAACATCAGCACACGCCTGAAATTGAACAGGCGCTGCAAGAATGGCAGCCGGGGCTCGGGCCTATAACCTTTTCGGCTCACTTGGTTCCGATGACAAGGGGCATCATGGCGACGATGTATACGCAAGTAACCTCTGACCTATCGGCAGATGACCTGCATCACTTATATTCGGAATTTTACCAAGATTCATATTTTGTAAGAGTAAGGCCTAAAGGGCAGTTTCCGCAAACGAAGGAAGTGTACGGCAGCAATTTCTGTGATATCGCCGTTACCCTCGACGAGAGAACGAACCGAGTCACGATCGTCTCGGTAATCGATAATGTAATGAAGGGTGCCGCCGGTCAGGCTGTGCAGAACTTTAATCTAATGAATGGCTGGAGTGAAGAGACAGGGCTCACCATGACGCCAATTTATCCATAG
- the argJ gene encoding bifunctional ornithine acetyltransferase/N-acetylglutamate synthase — protein MIQLSEDQIVKVTGDVSSPKGFQAKGVHCGLRYSKKDLGVIISETPAASAAVYTQSHFQAAPIKVTQDSLKHGSALKAVIVNSAIANACTGEQGLKDAYTMRESLASQLGIEPELVAVSSTGVIGEHLDMEKIQAGIELLKQTPAGSGDFEEAILTTDTVIKQTCYELTIGGKTVTIGGAAKGSGMIHPNMATMLGFVTTDAAIDEKALQKALREITDVSFNQITVDGETSTNDMVLVMANGCAENECLTEDHPEWPVFKKALLLTCEDLAKEIARDGEGATKLIEAQVQGAKNNLDANVIAKKIVGSSLVKTAVYGTDANWGRIIGAIGHSAAQVTAEEVEVYLGGQCLFKHNEPQPFSESLAKEYLEGDEITIVIKMDEGDGNGRAWGCDLTYDYIKINASYRT, from the coding sequence ATGATTCAGTTAAGTGAAGATCAAATTGTAAAAGTAACAGGTGATGTATCCTCGCCAAAAGGGTTTCAGGCAAAGGGCGTGCATTGCGGTCTGCGCTACTCGAAAAAAGACCTCGGCGTCATTATCAGCGAGACACCGGCAGCAAGCGCGGCGGTTTACACCCAAAGCCATTTTCAGGCCGCGCCGATCAAAGTCACACAAGACAGCCTAAAGCATGGATCAGCATTGAAAGCCGTCATCGTCAACAGCGCCATTGCCAATGCCTGCACGGGAGAACAAGGGTTAAAGGACGCATACACAATGCGGGAGAGCCTTGCTTCACAGCTTGGCATTGAGCCGGAGCTTGTCGCTGTTTCATCAACAGGCGTCATCGGCGAACATTTAGACATGGAAAAAATCCAGGCTGGCATCGAGCTGCTGAAACAAACGCCTGCGGGATCAGGAGATTTTGAGGAAGCGATATTAACAACCGATACGGTGATCAAGCAGACGTGCTATGAGCTGACAATCGGCGGCAAAACAGTCACGATCGGAGGAGCGGCTAAAGGCTCGGGAATGATTCACCCGAACATGGCCACAATGCTGGGGTTTGTGACTACAGACGCGGCAATTGATGAAAAAGCGCTGCAAAAGGCGCTTCGCGAAATCACTGATGTTTCATTTAACCAAATTACAGTTGACGGTGAAACATCCACGAACGATATGGTCTTGGTCATGGCAAACGGCTGCGCGGAGAATGAGTGCCTGACGGAAGATCATCCAGAATGGCCGGTCTTTAAAAAAGCGCTCTTGCTTACTTGCGAGGATTTGGCTAAAGAGATTGCCAGAGACGGAGAAGGCGCGACAAAACTAATCGAAGCCCAAGTGCAGGGCGCGAAAAACAATCTTGATGCAAACGTGATTGCCAAAAAAATTGTCGGCTCAAGCCTCGTGAAAACGGCGGTCTACGGAACAGATGCCAACTGGGGGCGCATCATCGGAGCCATCGGACACAGCGCAGCCCAGGTGACGGCAGAAGAAGTAGAGGTTTATCTCGGGGGTCAATGCCTCTTTAAGCATAACGAACCTCAGCCATTCTCTGAATCTCTCGCCAAGGAATATCTTGAAGGAGATGAAATCACGATTGTCATCAAGATGGATGAAGGTGACGGGAACGGAAGAGCGTGGGGCTGTGACCTGACCTATGACTATATCAAAATTAACGCGAGCTATCGCACGTAA
- the argB gene encoding acetylglutamate kinase, producing the protein MKKTIVFKCGGSVIRELSEEFFHNLKELMASGWKLAIVHGGGPEITNMLKRLNIKTEFSGGQRKTTKPVLEVAEMVLSGSVNKFFVAELAKHGLRAAGISGKDGGLLEADYLDPETYGEVGEIKKVDASMVNALMEKSIIPVIAPLSMTSDCKTLNVNADLAASAVAGALEADKLMFVTDVDGIMKEKQRLDVLTPEEVQMLIEQEVITGGMIPKVNSALSALSDQVSEVMIVNGKGAFFTEQTFQGTKIVKAKEAVS; encoded by the coding sequence ATGAAGAAAACAATCGTTTTTAAATGCGGGGGAAGTGTCATCCGTGAGCTGTCGGAGGAATTTTTTCATAACCTGAAAGAACTGATGGCGTCAGGATGGAAACTGGCGATCGTTCACGGCGGCGGCCCGGAAATTACAAATATGCTGAAACGGTTAAATATCAAAACAGAGTTTTCGGGAGGACAGCGGAAAACAACGAAGCCGGTGCTCGAAGTGGCGGAGATGGTTTTATCCGGTTCTGTCAATAAATTTTTCGTCGCTGAGCTTGCCAAACACGGACTGCGTGCTGCGGGCATCTCCGGTAAGGACGGCGGTCTTTTGGAGGCTGATTATCTCGATCCGGAAACATACGGGGAAGTCGGGGAAATCAAAAAGGTCGATGCATCCATGGTGAACGCGCTGATGGAAAAGAGTATCATTCCTGTTATTGCGCCGCTGTCGATGACAAGTGACTGCAAGACGCTTAATGTCAATGCCGATCTGGCTGCTTCGGCAGTCGCCGGAGCGCTTGAAGCAGATAAGCTGATGTTCGTCACTGATGTCGATGGGATCATGAAAGAAAAACAGCGTCTCGACGTCCTCACTCCTGAGGAGGTTCAAATGCTGATCGAGCAGGAAGTGATCACAGGGGGAATGATCCCGAAGGTCAATTCAGCCTTGTCAGCTTTATCAGATCAGGTGTCCGAAGTCATGATCGTAAACGGCAAAGGAGCATTCTTCACAGAACAAACCTTTCAAGGAACAAAAATCGTTAAAGCAAAGGAGGCTGTTTCATGA